One Planctomycetota bacterium DNA segment encodes these proteins:
- a CDS encoding hydrogenase iron-sulfur subunit, with protein MPTTEKEFEPRIVAFVCNWCTYAGADLAGTSRLKYASNVRVIRVPCSGRVDPNFVIKAFERGADGVLVSGCHPGDCHYAEGNYYARRRWTIFRDLLHFMGVEDERLQFSWVSAAEGAKWAELINDLTAKLRKVGPFTGYRELAEASRGPC; from the coding sequence ATGCCTACCACCGAGAAGGAGTTCGAGCCGCGGATCGTGGCCTTCGTCTGCAACTGGTGCACCTACGCCGGCGCCGACCTGGCGGGCACGAGCCGCCTGAAGTACGCCTCGAACGTGCGCGTGATCCGCGTGCCGTGCAGCGGCCGCGTGGACCCCAACTTCGTCATCAAGGCGTTCGAGCGCGGGGCCGACGGAGTGCTGGTCAGCGGATGCCACCCGGGCGACTGCCACTATGCCGAGGGCAACTACTACGCGCGGCGGCGATGGACCATCTTCCGCGACCTGCTGCACTTCATGGGCGTGGAGGACGAGCGCCTCCAGTTCTCGTGGGTCTCGGCCGCCGAGGGCGCCAAGTGGGCCGAGCTGATCAACGACCTGACCGCCAAGCTGCGCAAGGTGGGCCCGTTCACCGGCTACCGCGAGCTGGCCGAAGCCTCGCGCGGGCCGTGCTGA